A single Plasmodium yoelii strain 17X genome assembly, chromosome: 10 DNA region contains:
- a CDS encoding thioredoxin-like protein, putative: protein MIKILFFFIFQVFIISAINVNSIKHKYFSTISHVGLPLNLQANKQRKLSYIDLRRDKREDNKGNILSVNKNYKNNFPFQNVSFLGLMGITGLSVPLIYASLMVYNKLINNNKNLSDSEKILGKYLYKHDNSIVAKNIYDNDKSFNIFYIITNIYYNLLAYVNFYINAKKVKTKENGNDYTILFFHSYNVDKFLQSRNIKTYVDRLKETYKLINKNNNVNIVYVPLDNKILFNIKHFSLMNNWYSVIFNDKQQVLKLIKNYNIMNIPTMVLLDKNMNVVNDNINYLLLYNSKDFPYENTNSLTYINNIYDQNNNQHNFKKLDSDYVIFYFNNDKENKQDIETLIKIKNNLSKNNIKLDIIFIKDIQRKPEKTNSSQPNSSGVKNEQNEQNEQNEQNEKTNYMNEIYHLGKEENNSIYKLLLYDTFDVTFKPISILVNKKGKILNKYINVNKKNNDISNFILNHHKSLKEKVNENNYIYKYDNISNLTNLNVFAPIFILFLDKLDFNLLNTYNELIEIYNQNRKGKKINFYLVLNDDKKYEALKNLCSVNNTTQVAILDLFNQKLFKENVNNINIIQNVDGKYNINKDNFFKFLNNFYSDDLYSSPIVLTKPSI from the exons atgataaaaatactatttttttttatttttcaagtttttataatttctgCCATAAATGTTAATTCa ATTAAGCATAAGTATTTTTCAACAATCAGCCATGTAGGCTTGCCACTAAATCTTCAGGCAAACAAGCAAAGaaa atTATCTTATATAGACCTGAGGAGAGACAAAAGAGAAGATAACAAAGGAAATATTCTAAGTGtcaataaaaattataaaaataattttccattTCAAAATGTAAGTTTTCTAGGGCTTATGGGAATAACAGGACTTTCAGTTCCTTTAATTTATGCAAGTTTAatggtatataataaattaataaataataataaaaatttaagtgATTCTGAGAAAATATTgggaaaatatttatataaacatgATAATAGTATAGtggcaaaaaatatatatgataacgataaatcatttaatatattttatataataactaatatatattataatttattagcatatgtaaatttttatataaatgcaaaaaaagttaaaacaaaagaaaatggaaatgattatactatattatttttccattcATATAATGTTGATAAATTTTTACAATCCCGAAATATTAAAACATATGTAGACAGATTAAAAGAAACATATAAActgataaataaaaataataatgttaataTTGTTTATGTACCTttagataataaaatattatttaacatAAAACATTTTAGTTTGATGAATAATTGGTATAGTGTAATATTTAACGATAAACAACaagttttaaaattaataaaaaattataatattatgaatATACCTACTATGGTATtattagataaaaatatgaatgttGTAAAtgacaatataaattatttattattatataatagtaAAGATTTTCCATATGAAAATACAAATAGCTTGacatacataaataatatatatgatcaaaataataatcagcataattttaaaaaattagattcagattatgttattttttattttaataatgataaagaaaataaacaagACATCGAAACAttgattaaaattaaaaataacttatcgaaaaataatataaaattggatataatttttataaaagatATCCAAAGGAAGCCAGAAAAGACAAACTCTAGTCAACCCAATTCTAGTGGTGTAAAAAATGAGCAAAATGAGCAAAACGAGCAAAACGagcaaaatgaaaaaacaaattatatgaaCGAAATATACCATTTAggaaaagaagaaaataattcaatTTACAAACTTTTACTTTATGACACATTTGATGTTACATTTAAGCCTATAAGTATTTTAGTTaataaaaagggaaaaatattaaataaatatattaacgttaataaaaaaaataatgatatatcaaattttatattgaATCATCATAAAagtttaaaagaaaaagttaatgaaaataattatatttataaatatgataatattaGTAACTTAACCAATTTAAATGTATTTGCtcctatttttattttatttttggatAAATTagattttaatttattaaatacatACAACGAATtaatagaaatatataatcaaaatagaaagggaaaaaaaattaatttttatttagtacttaatgatgataaaaaatatgaagcTTTGAAAAATCTGTGCTCAGTTAATAATACAACACAAGTTGCTATTTTAGATTTGTTCaatcaaaaattatttaaagaaaatgttaataatattaatattatacaaaatgttgatggaaaatataatataaacaaggacaatttttttaaatttcttaacaatttttatagcGACGATTTATATTCTTCACCTATTGTTTTAACAAAACCATCCATATAA
- a CDS encoding glutathione S-transferase, putative, whose product MVDNIVLYYFDARGKAELIRLIFAYLQVKYTDIRFGVNGDAFAEFNNFKKEKEIPFNQVPILEIGGLILAQSQAIVRYLSKKYNISGNGELNEFYADMIFCGVQDIHYKFNNTNLFKQNETTFLNEELPKWSGYFEKLLQKNNTNYFVGDTITYADLAVFNLYDDIESKYPNCLKNFPLLKAHIELISNIPNIKHYIANRKESVY is encoded by the exons ATGGTGGACAACATAGTGCTGTATTATTTTGATGCaag agGTAAAGCTGAACTTATCAGACTCATTTTTGCATATTTACAAGTTAAATATACAGATATAAGATTTGGAGTAAATGGTGATGCATTTGCAGaatttaacaattttaaaaaagaaaaagaaattcCTTTTAATCAAGTTCCTATATTGGAAATAGGAGGTTTGATATTAGCTCAAAGTCAAGCTATAGTTCgatatttatcaaaaaaatataatattagtgGAAATGGGGAattaaatgaattttatgCTGATATGATATTTTGTGGTGTACAagatattcattataaatttaataatacaaatttatttaaacaaaatgaaactacttttttaaatgaagAATTACCTAAATGGTCAGGTTATTTTGAAAAgcttttacaaaaaaataatactaattaTTTTGTAGGAGATACTATAACATATGCAGATTTAGcagtttttaatttatatgatgATATAGAATCAAAATATCCaaattgtttaaaaaattttccaTTATTAAAAGCTCATATTGAACTTATAAGTAATATTccaaatataaaacattataTTGCTAATAGAAAAGAAAGCGTCTATTAA
- a CDS encoding ATP-dependent RNA helicase DBP4, putative, with protein sequence MIGYKKRIDKNNKIHNKNYHNKVKKHKGNKNFRKNNNADERAQLQKEIDEKLSFIVEENKRKQYDEWKLNIENDKNDNVEKKQKKNIENEKNKKKKNDNHTGENDNEVKRYKNNLTIIDKNVLTQQEFKTLPISKKTLRSLNENNFTHMTNIQSVSIPIVLLNKHIYAQAQTGTGKTLCFCIPLIEKLYRENIDNYNKILGGLIITPTRELVFQIFEVLNMLNKYHKLNICCAIGGKDEEREKSIFSYSNIIVCTPGRLLYHLENNYYCNLDYLSTLIIDEIDKLIDKSFYDNLKNILLYKPKENCQICLFSATICKFLSIILKTFNIKDYEYVSINNNDKYIESNNIKQIYIECSIYEKINYLYTFLFSKKNKKIIVFFSTCKQVRFMFEVFKKIKVGVMKFLQLHGKLKQTSRLNTYHLFSKKNNFVCLFTTDIACRGLDFASVDWVIHFDFPENLETFIHRSGRTGRFTNVGNSLIFLTNEIDNKKYFLNVLRENNIEIVEKFIKKQKLFDINKKIHSLNAAFVEIKHLAKKALIIYLRHLYIIMKFRDIKKLDLNQLAYAYGLIEFSQEMMDELNINDGNKIEMKKKRSRFEKFLEILKTRKSKKEGKEGNEESVNENKKDSMNKSEYDNVDNSDEVENKLKPNKIQKSRDIQKGDITSDNDDITNIQEEDDLFVPQRVEIEDSGPLLLPTKKRRKRVKVAKMLSNSVLYDDVGNEINDENVKFKILVNELNENGEMEQSDIENKDTETDDEYTKDKNDKKSYIELLKEKVEKDNEQIKINKLKRKENMMNRDNSDEQSNYDKESLSYQEDNFSSSENNSIMNNQVDDTPKMNKLIDKKSQSKKEKEDNLNENISDLEDKVMMFL encoded by the exons ATGATAGGCTATAAAAAAAGgatagataaaaataataaaattcataATAAAAACTATCATAATAAGGTAAAAAAGCACAAAGGGAATAAAAATTttcgaaaaaataataatgcagATGAAAGGGCACAACTACAAAAAGAAATTGACGAAAAGTTAAGTTTTATAGTAGAGGAAAATAAAAGGAAGCAATATGATGAATGGAAACTgaatatagaaaatgataaaaatgataatgtcgaaaaaaaacaaaaaaaaaacatagaaaatgaaaaaaataagaaaaaaaaaaatgataatcaCACAGGAGAAAATGATAACGAAGTTAAGCGATATAAAAACAACTTAACTAtaattgataaaaatgtattaacaCAACAAGAGTTTAAAACTTTGCCAATAAGTAAAAAAACATTAAGATCATTGAATGAAAACAATTTTACTCATATGACAAATATACAATCAGTGTCTATACCTATCGTCttattaaataaacatatatatgctCAAGCACAAACTGGAACAGGAAAAACACTATGTTTTTGTATACCATTAATTGAAAAACTTTATAGAGAAAATattgataattataataaaatattaggaGGCTTAATTATAACTCCAACAAGAGAATTGGTATTTCAAATATTTGAGGttttaaatatgttaaataaatatcataaattaaatatttgttGTGCAATAGGAGGAAAAGATGAAGAAAGGGAAAAATCTATTTTTAGTTATTCCAACATTATAGTATGTACACCAGGCAGATTATTATAtcatttagaaaataattattattgtaaTTTAGATTATTTAAGTACTTTAATAATCGATGAAATTGATAAATTAATTGATAAAagtttttatgataatttaaaaaatattttattatataagccTAAAGAGAATTGtcaaatttgtttattttcagCTACTATATGTAAATTTTTAAGTATCAtattaaaaacatttaaCATTAAAGATTATGAATATGTcagtataaataataatgataaatatatagaaagtaataatataaaacaaatatatattgaatgtagtatatatgaaaaaattaattatttatatacttttttattttcaaaaaaaaataaaaaaataattgtttttttttcaacatgCAAACAAGTTCGATTTATGTTTGaagtttttaaaaaaattaaagtagGTGTTATGAAATTTTTACAATTACAtggaaaattaaaacaaacaTCACGATTAAACacatatcatttattttcaaaaaaaaataattttgtttgtttATTTACAACGGATATAGCTTGTAGAGGTCTTGATTTTGCTTCAGTCGATTGGGTTATACATTTTGATTTTCCAGAAAACTTAGAAACATTTATTCATAGATCGGGTCGAACTGGTAGATTTACGAATGTAGGAAATAGTCTTATCTTTTTAACAAATGAgattgataataaaaaatattttttaaatgtattaagggaaaataatattgaaatagtggagaaatttattaaaaaacaaaaactttttgatattaataaaaaaatacattctTTAAATGCAGCGTTTGTTGAAATTAAACATTTAGCAAAGAAGGCAttgattatttatttaagacatttatatattattatgaaatTTAGAGATATTAAAAAACTCGATTTAAATCAGCTAGCTTATGCATATGGGCTTATCGAATTTTCTCAAGAAATGATGGATGAACTGAATATAAATGACggaaataaaattgaaatgaaaaaaaagagatcTAGATTTGAAAAGTTTTTAGAAATACTCAAAACTCGTAAGTCGAAAAAGGAAGGAAAAGAAGGGAATGAGGAAAGTGTCAATGAAAACAAAAAGGATAGCATGAACAAGTCAGAATATGACAATGTTGATAATAGTGATGAAGTAGAGAATAAATTAAAGCCaaataaaattcaaaaatcGAGAGATATCCAAAAAGGAGACATAACTTCAGACAATGATGATATTACGAATATACAAGAAGAGGATGATTTATTTGTTCCTCAAAGGGTTGAAATTGAAGATAGTGGCCCTTTATTATTACCCACtaaaaaaaggagaaaaagAGTCAAGGTAGCCAAAATGCTAAGTAATAGTGTATTATATGATGATGTAggaaatgaaataaatgatgaaaatgtaAAGTTTAAGATATTAGtaaatgaattaaatgaaaatggTGAAATGGAACAAAGCGATATAGAAAACAAAGATACTGAAACAGATGATGAGTATACAAAGGATAAGaatgataaaaaatcatatattgaattattaaaagaaaaagttgaaaaagataatgaacaaataaaaattaataaactAAAGAGAAAAGAAAATATGATGAATAGAGATAATTCAGATGAACAATCTAATTATGACAAAGAATCATTATCTTATCAAGAGGACAACTTTAGCAGTTCTGaaaataatagcattatGAATAACCAAGTTGATGATACCCCcaaaatgaacaaattaaTTGATAAGAAATCTCAAagcaaaaaagaaaaagaagacaATTTAAATG aaaatatatcagATTTAGAGGACAAAGTAATGatgtttttataa
- a CDS encoding ATP-dependent rRNA helicase SPB4, putative — protein MVEIEKEPKTKEREIKKPFTDLNLDNSIIFSLFIQKYFYCAKIQEITIPHILKRNENVLLQSETGTGKTLCFAIPILQTLLNYKKQISIISEKGCKEKIKCSPDNTRIDNTAKVNDFFYDENSINSIYDYFQKCEITKCKSIPFNINVDKFISYISNNNIIKNQNTITDIDKEQNQDTIEEKTKLITNVNPELKQNENDQKSNQPKDDKKYEEKEKCSAQFNISEITAIKEDNEIFNNVNRNKEDIGIDVNTIIITPTRELCIQIYNVINKFIFFIRLYFSNKFNVDLKILDRDNFFINSLLFRGAVKIEDDIKVLENEKKKKNTFQIITATPGKLANLFKDYNHLFNTSKLKYFILDEGDKLLEESYINYVKDVVNSITSNDYITCICSATCLYEDKICSLFPSGLKKRKPFRIIVNPKEGENVQQYDLNNISPSHVYLNDNKNDNENITTTFAMSNRIENYYIVLRNIDKLFFLFKFLNTVLSNGETAIVFFPTCFCVDYYFHMFKSIFSIKNLYNNDGENLFEKLVKLNKLYNNICTDDEMLVFSKMICYIKNYIGKNKINFLKIHRKMKDKKRISAYNKITDNKKVSKKKNVIFCTDVMSRGININIHWVINYDVPNKNMTYIHRSGRTGRFDKTGKNIIFINKKEKEYLYFLKSKKVNIYNFKKTDMFQNMIKYESTIIKTEQRLNKEALKLANRNSDCISFLEKKLFFTNCQPKGKNKSKNGSESKNDQVKKETLKRQNIIIPNNIITIFLKLIIFYVIENREMFNLSTKAFLSYIEFYKNHQLNFLFPFSKLNISHLCHTFALVKIPKFKEKEKVKNFKSFDINIYDIPYKNSEKEKKRLENKKKKEEEQEKILKKDQNISTEQNNTLNKNKKKRKTIVQKKHEKREMDQNEIDSLFFEEKLFKKLKKKKITDEEYDRLLGIDDLDKLFTSNPSKKNTQIVNTSILQNSNKKKSKKKQKVYNLKVKKVKKNSKRRR, from the coding sequence ATGGTAGAAATTGAAAAAGAACCAAAAACAAAAGAAagggaaataaaaaaacctTTCACTGACCTCAATCTGGATAACTCTATcattttttcactttttattCAAAAGTATTTTTATTGCGCAAAAATACAAGAGATTACCATACCACATATTTTAAAGAGAAatgaaaatgttttattGCAATCTGAAACAGGAACTGGAAAAACATTATGTTTCGCCATCCCAATACTTCAAACTTTACTCAATTATAAAAAGCAAATATCTATAATTAGCGAAAAAGGTTgcaaagaaaaaataaaatgtagtCCTGATAACACTCGTATTGATAACACTGCTAAAGTCAacgattttttttatgatgaaaatagtattaattctatttatgattattttcaaaaatgtgAAATTACTAAGTGTAAATCCATTCCATTTAACAtaaatgtagataaatttatttcatatattagtaataataatataattaaaaatcaaaatacaATAACTGACATCGATAAGGAACAAAATCAAGATACTATTgaagaaaaaacaaaattaataactaATGTGAATCCAGAACtcaaacaaaatgaaaacgATCAAAAAAGTAACCAACCAAAAGACgacaaaaaatatgaagaaaaagaaaaatgtaGTGCccaatttaatatatcagAAATCACAGCTATTAAAGAAGATAAcgaaatatttaataatgtaAATCGAAATAAAGAAGATATAGGAATTGACGTAAATACAATTATAATTACCCCAACACGTGAACTTTgtatacaaatttataatgtaataaataaatttatattttttataagattatatttttcaaataaatttaatgtagatttaaaaatattagatagagataatttttttataaatagttTATTATTTAGAGGAGCTGTAAAAATTGAAGACGATATAAAAGttttagaaaatgaaaaaaaaaaaaaaaatacttttcAAATAATTACAGCTACCCCTGGAAAATTagcaaatttatttaaagatTATAATCATCTTTTTAATACATCAaaattgaaatattttatattagatGAAGGAGATAAATTATTGGAAGAgagttatataaattatgtaaaaGATGTTGTAAATAGTATCACATCTAATGATTATATCACTTGTATATGTAGTGCAACTTGTTTATATGAAGATAAAATTTGTAGTTTATTTCCTTCtggattaaaaaaaagaaaaccaTTCAGAATAATTGTTAATCCTAAGGAAGGTGAAAATGTACAACAATATGATCTCAATAATATTTCCCCTTCACATGTTTACTTAAATGATAACAAGaatgataatgaaaatataactaCCACATTTGCAATGTCCAATCGAATTGagaattattatattgtgTTAAGAAATATAGACaaattgttttttctttttaaatttttaaacaCTGTTTTGAGTAATGGGGAAACTGCCATTGTGTTTTTTCCAACCTGTTTTTGTgttgattattattttcacatgtttaaaagtatatttagcataaaaaatttatacaatAATGATGGGGAAAACCTTTTTGAGAAACTTGTTAAACTAAATAAGCTTTACAATAATATTTGTACAGATGATGAGATGCTCGTTTTTTCAAAAATGATTTgctatattaaaaattatataggaaaaaataaaataaattttttaaaaattcataGAAAAATGAAAGATAAAAAACGGATTAGTGCTTACAATAAAATAacagataataaaaaagtttctaaaaaaaaaaatgtaattttttGTACAGATGTTATGAGTAGAGGAatcaatattaatattcattgggttataaattatgatgttccaaataaaaatatgacaTATATCCATAGAAGTGGGCGAACTGGTAGATTTGATAAAACAGGtaaaaacattatttttataaataaaaaagaaaaggaatatttatactttttaaaaagtaaaaaagttaacatttataattttaaaaaaactgATATGtttcaaaatatgataaaatacGAATCCACAATCATCAAAACAGAACAACGTTTAAATAAGGAGGCTCTAAAACTTGCAAATAGAAATAGTGATTGTATAAGTTTTCTTgaaaaaaaactattttttacaaattgTCAACCGAAagggaaaaataaaagtaaaaatggGAGTGAAAGTAAGAATGACCAGGTGAAAAAAGAAACCCTCAAACgacaaaatattataatccccaataatataattacGATATTCTTgaaactaataatattttatgttattGAAAATCGAGAAATGTTCAATTTATCAACAAAAGCATTTCTATCATACAtcgaattttataaaaatcatCAGCTAAATTTCCTTTTCCCATTTagcaaattaaatatatcacaTTTATGTCATACATTTGCATTAGTTAAAATACCAAAGTTTAAGGAAAAggaaaaagttaaaaattttaaaagcttcgatataaatatttatgacATACCCTACAAAAATAgcgaaaaagaaaaaaagagattagaaaataagaaaaaaaaagaagaagaacaggagaaaattttaaaaaaggaCCAAAATATTTCTACTGAACAAAACAATACATtgaataaaaacaaaaaaaaacgaaaaactattgttcaaaaaaaacatgaaaaaaGAGAAATGGATCAAAACGAAATTGACTCGTTATTTTTtgaagaaaaattatttaaaaaattaaaaaaaaaaaaaataactgaTGAGGAATATGATCGATTATTAGGAATTGATGATCTTGACAAATTATTCACTTCAAATCcgtcaaaaaaaaacacacaaATTGTTAATACAAGTATTCTacaaaattcaaataaaaaaaaaagtaagaaaaaacaaaaagtatataatttaaaggtcaaaaaagtaaaaaaaaactcGAAAAGACGGAGATAA